The Candidatus Margulisiibacteriota bacterium genome includes a region encoding these proteins:
- a CDS encoding ABC transporter permease, whose protein sequence is MIQRILYLVQKEFRQVFREKANLAIIFVMPFIQLVILGFAITTNVKNLDMVIVNKDLTDYNHEIIDAFSSTDIFNVLGVINSQQSALADLNSGRIKAAVIIPEDFTRQLKSGQTPQLQAVFDGVDGNSAGVAAGYVTQIVGRLQKTWLQEKSVYTASRPRAIHQINLVPRMLYNDNLESSFNIVPGVLAMLLTMITLFLTAVNIVREKEKGTLEQLLVTPIKGGELILGKIIPYAVLGFILLNVGILTSGIIFGIWIKGNLILLYLLSIIYMMTTLGLGILFSTVARTQLQAMMMAFFYSFFSIMLSGFFIPIENMPDVIQAFTYCMPLRYFMQVTRGIFLKASGLSALWPEMVMLTIFGVGILVVASLRFRKRLN, encoded by the coding sequence ATGATCCAACGTATACTATATCTGGTCCAGAAAGAATTCCGGCAGGTTTTTCGGGAAAAAGCCAATCTGGCCATTATTTTCGTGATGCCCTTTATTCAACTGGTTATTCTGGGGTTTGCGATTACCACTAACGTGAAAAATCTGGACATGGTAATTGTGAATAAAGATTTAACCGATTATAACCATGAAATAATCGACGCCTTCAGCTCCACGGATATTTTTAATGTACTGGGTGTTATCAACTCCCAGCAAAGCGCCCTGGCGGATTTAAACAGCGGCAGGATAAAAGCCGCTGTCATTATTCCGGAAGATTTTACCAGGCAGTTGAAATCCGGTCAGACACCTCAGTTACAAGCGGTTTTTGATGGTGTTGATGGCAACAGCGCCGGTGTTGCCGCAGGGTATGTAACCCAGATTGTGGGTAGACTGCAGAAAACCTGGCTGCAGGAAAAATCAGTCTATACCGCGTCAAGACCACGGGCAATCCATCAAATCAATCTGGTGCCCAGAATGCTTTACAACGATAATCTGGAAAGTTCATTCAATATCGTACCGGGGGTATTGGCCATGCTCCTGACCATGATCACACTATTTTTAACAGCTGTGAACATAGTGCGTGAGAAAGAAAAAGGAACACTGGAACAGCTGCTGGTTACACCTATCAAGGGAGGAGAACTGATATTGGGCAAGATTATTCCTTACGCTGTGCTGGGTTTTATATTGCTTAATGTTGGCATTCTTACCTCTGGTATCATTTTCGGTATCTGGATAAAAGGCAACCTGATTTTGCTGTATCTTTTGAGTATTATTTATATGATGACCACGCTCGGTCTGGGTATACTGTTTTCTACAGTTGCCAGGACTCAGCTGCAGGCTATGATGATGGCCTTTTTCTATTCCTTTTTTTCCATCATGCTTTCGGGTTTTTTTATTCCCATAGAAAATATGCCGGATGTTATACAGGCGTTTACTTATTGCATGCCTTTGCGCTATTTTATGCAGGTAACCAGAGGTATATTTTTAAAGGCCTCAGGTCTTTCCGCTTTATGGCCGGAAATGGTTATGCTGACGATTTTCGGAGTAGGTATTCTGGTCGTGGCCAGCCTGAGGTTTAGAAAACGGTTGAATTAA
- a CDS encoding GIY-YIG nuclease family protein yields the protein MTKQYYIYLMTNSRNSVIYVGVTNDLMRRVNEHKEQLLEGFTKKYNINKLVYYEIFQNSREAIIREKQIKAGSRNKKNELINKVNPEWKDLFYDL from the coding sequence ATGACTAAACAGTATTATATATATTTAATGACCAATAGTAGAAATAGCGTGATATACGTTGGCGTGACTAATGATTTAATGCGAAGAGTTAATGAGCATAAAGAGCAACTGTTAGAAGGATTTACCAAAAAGTATAATATCAACAAGTTGGTCTATTATGAAATATTTCAGAATAGTCGTGAGGCAATAATAAGAGAAAAACAGATAAAAGCTGGCTCTAGAAATAAGAAAAACGAGTTGATCAACAAGGTAAATCCTGAATGGAAAGATTTATTTTATGACTTATAG
- a CDS encoding ABC transporter permease, with amino-acid sequence MTNKKYEDDFNAKCGTEMNNIITIIKKEFIHIIKDPGSLFFTLVWPVILLIFFGYAITLEIRGVQTIVSDNSHSAESRLLVQKLAAGHFFKVRVKTVDKSKINQIFQQKKAKCVIIIPENLVKDLQTKPQADIQVLIDASDPNSAANIYNYLNMIVSQYNKELNSGLTLPVELTVRFLYNPELKSTYFFVPGLTAVIMLLLSALLTSIAIVREKEQGSMDQILVSPVTAMEIVLGKVIPYVLVAFLAGIIVLFAAMFWFGVPMRGSFVMIMATMLVYVFTGASFGILVSSIAKTQQIALLISLITTLLPTILLSGFMFPIESMPLIFQWISAVIPATHYIQIIRGIMLKGAGIAELYDHILALFAISMVLIVVSIKKMKDSLE; translated from the coding sequence ATGACAAATAAAAAATATGAGGATGACTTTAATGCTAAATGTGGTACAGAAATGAATAATATAATAACAATCATCAAAAAAGAATTCATCCATATTATCAAGGACCCGGGATCACTTTTTTTTACATTGGTCTGGCCTGTAATTCTACTGATATTTTTCGGGTATGCCATAACCTTGGAAATACGCGGAGTACAAACTATTGTCAGTGATAACTCACATTCTGCGGAAAGCCGACTGCTGGTTCAGAAACTGGCCGCCGGACATTTTTTTAAGGTAAGGGTAAAGACTGTAGATAAAAGCAAAATAAATCAGATATTTCAACAAAAAAAGGCCAAATGTGTAATCATTATTCCTGAAAATCTGGTTAAGGATTTGCAAACCAAGCCACAGGCTGATATTCAGGTGCTGATCGATGCCAGCGACCCCAATTCGGCTGCCAATATTTATAACTATCTGAACATGATTGTAAGCCAGTATAATAAAGAACTTAATTCCGGCTTAACCTTGCCTGTTGAACTGACGGTTCGTTTTTTATATAACCCGGAGCTGAAATCCACCTATTTTTTTGTGCCCGGTCTTACAGCCGTGATTATGCTGCTATTAAGCGCTTTGCTTACCAGCATTGCCATAGTCAGGGAAAAAGAACAGGGCTCCATGGACCAGATACTGGTAAGCCCCGTAACAGCCATGGAAATAGTACTGGGGAAAGTAATACCTTATGTCCTGGTTGCTTTTTTAGCCGGGATAATTGTGCTTTTCGCGGCCATGTTCTGGTTCGGTGTGCCTATGCGCGGTTCATTTGTAATGATCATGGCTACTATGCTTGTTTATGTTTTTACCGGTGCCAGTTTCGGTATTCTTGTTTCCAGCATTGCCAAAACCCAGCAGATAGCGCTGCTTATAAGTTTGATCACAACACTTTTACCTACCATATTGCTTAGCGGGTTCATGTTCCCCATAGAAAGCATGCCTTTAATTTTTCAATGGATTTCTGCAGTAATTCCGGCTACACATTATATTCAAATTATCAGAGGAATTATGCTTAAAGGAGCCGGCATTGCAGAGCTGTACGACCATATTCTGGCTTTGTTTGCCATATCAATGGTCTTGATAGTTGTAAGTATTAAAAAAATGAAAGACAGCCTGGAATGA